A stretch of the Bacillota bacterium genome encodes the following:
- a CDS encoding aminotransferase class I/II-fold pyridoxal phosphate-dependent enzyme has protein sequence MPQRRYPVVDSLKRYVRKGLIPFHTPGHLQGKAAPPVLSHWWGRSVFEADLTEVPGLDDLSAPVGAIRRAQEQTAAMAGAGETFFLVNGSTAGVQAMFLAATRPGDAVILPRAVHRSVISSLVLSGAQPEFIPGWSPDGLTIPLPPRESDYREALERHPRVRALFTVYPDYYGVAADLKALSGLARACELPLLVDAAHGVLFGRHPGMPPGAMACGADAAVESVHKRAGALTQAAWLHVQGDRLERSRIRDSLRILTTTSPSYLLLASLDGARRQLEVSGFSICERQIELAEHARRALSRLPGVGVLRGLPEGYMIDPTRLVVSFKEARVSGLTAAKQMRRCGVVVEMADFTGVVLLFSPAHRMRDLKVLLRAVETALKGPKTRMTVPFPQAPPLRINPREAWLAPAKQVALESAVGLVSAETAAPAPPGIPVLVPGEEVTPEAVAYLKSLRDAGVAVHGTADRRLETLRVVR, from the coding sequence ATGCCACAAAGACGCTACCCGGTTGTAGACAGTCTCAAGCGTTACGTGCGCAAAGGGTTGATACCCTTTCACACACCGGGACACTTGCAGGGAAAGGCGGCTCCACCGGTGCTAAGCCACTGGTGGGGCCGTTCCGTTTTCGAGGCCGACCTTACGGAAGTGCCGGGTCTTGACGACCTCAGCGCTCCCGTCGGGGCGATCCGGCGGGCGCAGGAACAAACGGCGGCTATGGCGGGCGCAGGGGAAACCTTTTTCCTGGTTAACGGAAGTACTGCGGGCGTGCAGGCGATGTTCCTGGCGGCCACCCGTCCGGGTGACGCTGTGATCCTTCCCCGCGCGGTACACCGGTCGGTGATTTCGTCTTTGGTACTCAGCGGCGCGCAACCGGAGTTTATACCGGGGTGGAGTCCGGACGGCCTCACCATCCCTCTGCCGCCCCGGGAGTCTGATTACCGGGAAGCCCTGGAACGGCACCCGCGGGTGCGGGCCCTGTTTACGGTTTATCCCGATTATTACGGGGTTGCGGCCGACCTGAAGGCGTTGTCCGGTCTCGCGCGGGCATGCGAGTTGCCGCTTCTTGTCGACGCGGCGCACGGGGTTCTTTTTGGTCGCCACCCGGGGATGCCGCCGGGAGCGATGGCCTGCGGGGCCGACGCAGCGGTGGAAAGCGTTCATAAAAGGGCCGGCGCGCTTACACAGGCGGCCTGGCTGCACGTACAGGGGGACAGGCTGGAGCGGTCCCGGATACGGGACTCCCTCCGGATTCTGACCACCACCAGCCCGTCTTATCTGCTGCTTGCTTCACTCGACGGGGCGCGGCGGCAATTAGAGGTATCCGGCTTCAGCATCTGCGAGCGGCAGATCGAACTGGCGGAGCATGCACGCCGGGCGCTTTCCCGGCTGCCCGGGGTGGGTGTGCTTCGCGGTTTGCCGGAAGGTTATATGATTGATCCGACGCGGCTGGTGGTAAGCTTTAAAGAAGCCCGCGTCAGCGGTCTCACCGCGGCGAAACAGATGCGCCGCTGCGGGGTGGTCGTTGAGATGGCGGATTTCACCGGAGTTGTTCTTCTATTCAGCCCCGCCCACCGTATGCGGGACCTGAAGGTGCTGCTGAGGGCGGTGGAAACGGCACTGAAGGGACCGAAAACGAGGATGACGGTACCTTTTCCCCAAGCGCCGCCGTTGCGGATTAACCCGCGGGAGGCCTGGCTGGCCCCCGCGAAACAGGTTGCGCTCGAAAGCGCCGTGGGGCTTGTGAGCGCCGAAACGGCTGCGCCGGCGCCGCCGGGGATTCCGGTTTTGGTCCCGGGCGAGGAGGTTACCCCCGAAGCGGTGGCCTATCTGAAGTCATTGCGCGATGCGGGTGTTGCGGTTCACGGAACCGCCGACCGGCGGTTGGAAACCCTCAGGGTGGTGCGATAA
- a CDS encoding 2-oxoacid:acceptor oxidoreductase family protein: MSKPIRIVAAGEGGQGVQAIAEILAEAAYEEGRQVLYIPAFGVEQRGGVSLAFLQVGDEPIAAPKFETADIVVALSGRAVHRTKQYVGPETVFVYDTYAEVEEKDLPKNAKRVLAIPGLEVARKELHPRVFNVLVMGAVVAATKVVSADDAKKAIEKRLGYKFEKEPKLRELNYRAIERGMDLVSKAL, from the coding sequence ATGAGTAAGCCCATTCGGATCGTAGCGGCCGGAGAGGGCGGCCAGGGCGTGCAGGCCATAGCGGAGATTTTGGCCGAGGCGGCCTATGAGGAAGGGCGCCAGGTTTTATACATCCCGGCCTTCGGCGTGGAACAGCGGGGCGGGGTTTCGCTGGCCTTTCTGCAGGTCGGCGACGAACCCATAGCGGCGCCGAAGTTCGAGACGGCCGATATCGTGGTGGCCCTGAGCGGCCGGGCGGTGCACCGGACCAAACAGTACGTCGGACCGGAAACGGTCTTCGTGTACGATACCTATGCGGAGGTTGAGGAGAAAGATCTCCCGAAAAACGCGAAGCGCGTACTGGCGATCCCCGGGCTTGAGGTCGCCCGGAAGGAGCTGCACCCGCGGGTATTCAACGTCCTCGTAATGGGCGCCGTGGTTGCGGCCACCAAAGTGGTCTCGGCGGACGACGCCAAGAAGGCCATTGAAAAGCGCCTCGGCTACAAATTCGAAAAAGAACCGAAGCTACGGGAACTTAACTACCGGGCGATCGAGCGCGGTATGGATCTCGTAAGCAAGGCGCTTTAA
- a CDS encoding methyl-accepting chemotaxis protein, translating into MGKPNCWDFKNCSVDRMRQCPAYVQNLGRRCWRVNGTLCTGKEARNMAEKLADCLKCEAYANIVRLKWYQTNYARFAFFVALPALVILTVAAVLSRMVESNEVFLLVFLVAMAICGILTFAPAYKMMRPVTILKEKLYELGLGNLSSKEAIVPRRDEFMLVAVALNDLADVMKDVIHSIKNNAHVLASSAEELTASMEQAAVGASETAGTVNEIASTVENINQDIHMVAGMAEGAAAKAGEGSSDLVEVDRQMHEIKSAAQNVGAVVEELSKRAGEITKITELITQIADQTNLLALNAAIEAARAGEHGRGFAVVAEEVRKLAEQSGKAADDIRTLIMAMQSQTQQAVGAMGESLELVEAGSSVVGKAGASFRAIIDSVREVTDQIRNIDKAAKEIGSAVTSVAASVEQQSAVTQEVSSSAEALAKLAENAQQLVDRFKL; encoded by the coding sequence ATGGGCAAACCCAATTGCTGGGACTTTAAGAACTGTTCCGTCGACCGAATGAGACAATGCCCCGCTTACGTTCAAAACCTGGGGCGCCGTTGCTGGCGGGTTAACGGGACGCTTTGCACCGGAAAAGAAGCGAGAAACATGGCCGAAAAACTCGCCGACTGCCTTAAATGTGAGGCCTACGCTAATATAGTCAGACTGAAGTGGTATCAGACGAATTACGCGCGGTTCGCTTTTTTTGTCGCTCTCCCCGCTTTAGTTATTTTGACGGTTGCGGCTGTCCTGTCGCGGATGGTGGAATCCAACGAGGTTTTTCTCCTTGTCTTTTTAGTCGCTATGGCGATATGCGGGATTCTTACGTTTGCGCCTGCCTACAAAATGATGCGCCCGGTCACCATTCTGAAGGAAAAACTGTACGAATTAGGTTTGGGCAACCTGTCTTCTAAGGAAGCGATCGTCCCGCGGCGGGACGAGTTCATGCTGGTGGCGGTGGCCCTTAACGATTTGGCCGATGTCATGAAGGACGTAATCCACAGCATTAAAAACAATGCGCATGTACTGGCCTCTTCCGCGGAAGAGCTCACGGCCAGCATGGAACAGGCGGCCGTCGGGGCGTCGGAGACCGCGGGAACGGTCAACGAAATCGCTTCCACGGTGGAAAACATCAACCAGGACATTCATATGGTCGCCGGCATGGCCGAGGGCGCGGCGGCAAAAGCAGGCGAGGGCAGCAGCGATCTGGTGGAAGTCGACCGTCAGATGCATGAGATTAAATCAGCGGCGCAGAACGTGGGCGCGGTTGTGGAGGAACTGAGCAAAAGGGCGGGAGAAATCACCAAGATTACGGAACTGATTACCCAGATCGCCGATCAGACCAACCTTCTCGCACTGAACGCCGCCATCGAAGCGGCCCGCGCCGGGGAGCACGGCCGGGGGTTTGCGGTGGTTGCGGAAGAGGTCCGCAAACTGGCCGAGCAGTCCGGAAAGGCGGCCGATGATATTCGCACGCTGATTATGGCGATGCAGTCGCAAACCCAACAGGCCGTCGGGGCGATGGGTGAGAGCCTGGAACTGGTGGAAGCGGGCAGCAGTGTGGTCGGGAAAGCGGGTGCCTCCTTCCGGGCGATTATCGATAGCGTGCGCGAGGTGACCGACCAGATACGGAATATCGATAAGGCGGCGAAGGAGATCGGCAGCGCGGTGACGAGCGTGGCGGCGTCCGTTGAGCAGCAAAGCGCCGTGACGCAAGAGGTTTCGTCTTCAGCCGAGGCGCTGGCGAAACTGGCGGAGAACGCCCAGCAGCTGGTGGATCGGTTCAAGCTTTAG
- a CDS encoding thiamine pyrophosphate-dependent enzyme produces the protein MQVSPAMPKSWRRDTKPHKFCPGCGHGLALKALGEAIDELGIQDKAVFGCDIGCSLLAWDFFNVDTVQTHHGRTVPVMTGLKRARTELVCIAYMGDGGGYAIGAQHMVNAAARNEKITAILINNTQYGMTGGQMAPTTMPGQKTETTPYGRDPEVAGYPTKGPEMVAAITDERAYVARGTVARPRQLKEFMKKALQNQLDGRGFSFIEVVSACPTNWRTNAKETWYWVEKTLPSYFPVGELKVPEALRAGGGAKNE, from the coding sequence ATGCAGGTTTCACCGGCGATGCCGAAAAGCTGGCGGCGGGACACCAAGCCCCATAAGTTTTGCCCGGGGTGCGGTCACGGTCTGGCGCTCAAAGCCCTGGGCGAAGCGATAGATGAACTGGGGATCCAGGATAAGGCCGTTTTCGGGTGCGATATCGGCTGCTCGCTCCTGGCCTGGGATTTCTTTAACGTGGATACCGTTCAGACGCACCACGGCCGTACCGTTCCGGTAATGACCGGGCTGAAACGCGCCCGCACGGAACTTGTTTGTATCGCTTACATGGGTGACGGCGGCGGTTACGCCATCGGGGCGCAGCATATGGTCAACGCGGCGGCCAGGAACGAGAAAATCACCGCTATTCTAATCAATAACACCCAGTATGGGATGACCGGCGGTCAAATGGCCCCGACCACCATGCCGGGGCAGAAGACGGAGACCACTCCTTACGGCAGGGACCCGGAAGTGGCGGGTTATCCGACCAAAGGACCGGAGATGGTGGCGGCGATTACCGATGAACGCGCCTACGTGGCGCGCGGAACCGTTGCCCGCCCGCGACAGCTTAAGGAATTCATGAAAAAGGCGCTCCAGAACCAGCTGGACGGCAGGGGCTTTTCCTTTATCGAGGTGGTTTCCGCCTGTCCTACAAACTGGCGGACAAACGCCAAGGAGACTTGGTACTGGGTAGAGAAGACGCTTCCATCCTACTTCCCCGTAGGGGAATTAAAAGTTCCGGAAGCTCTTCGCGCCGGAGGGGGTGCGAAGAATGAGTAA
- a CDS encoding ferredoxin family protein: MEAQPVVYQAEKGSFCLFPNLCKGCGLCIEKCPKHALSWSKVLGAYGTPAVEANQDCNICGICQRVCPDCAILVARKDGKEA, from the coding sequence GTGGAGGCACAGCCCGTAGTTTACCAAGCGGAAAAAGGATCATTCTGTCTTTTCCCGAACCTGTGCAAAGGGTGCGGGTTATGCATAGAGAAGTGCCCAAAGCACGCCCTGAGCTGGTCGAAGGTTCTCGGCGCTTACGGCACACCGGCGGTGGAAGCAAACCAGGACTGCAACATTTGCGGGATTTGCCAGAGGGTTTGTCCTGACTGCGCGATTCTTGTGGCCCGTAAGGACGGCAAGGAAGCATAA
- a CDS encoding AAA family ATPase, protein MIKRATAEEVRAVSTNEEFGSMRTDEIDPLDTIIGQERAVRALEFGLDIDNRGFNIFVAGLPGTGKNTAVQSFLENLAKIKPTPPDWCYVSNFKEPYSPRALKLPAGKGAEFARNIKDLISAARREIPRAFESEEYAKKREETGEAFAAQRSRLFAELNQRATDAGFVIQPTPTGLFIIPLIDGEPVKEKEFAALPSEKQQEIIGRRQVLEEGVAATFREVQTIERNAHEAMRDLDRQVAGFVLSLMVKELQEKYAGEPEVSAHLDSLQADILDNLNTFRGTQETESKTPPWAKEDPFRRYDVNVIVDNSETMGAPVVMEYNPTYNNLIGRIEKEAVFGALITDFTMIRSGLLHKANGGYLVTPVEELLRNPFSWEVMKRSLRERQVIIEDASERFGFFSTKSIKPEPIPLDLKVILLGDPMLYYLLYHYDPDFQELFKVKAEFETRMDRTSENVQKYTAFFGMLCEKENLLHLDSSAVVKLIEHGSRLAEDQTKLATRFSELADVVREACHYAKKDNAAYANEAHVRMAIEERFYRSNMIQDHLQEMIVRGTIAIDTDGAVVGQVNGLAVLSLGEISFGKPQRITATVAAGREGVVDIEREAKLGGRIHTKGVLILNGYLVEQYANEAPLTLSARLVLEQSYEGIEGDSASSTELYALLSALSGVPIRQDLAVTGSVNQKGTVQAIGGVNEKIEGYFDICKAKGLTGTQGVLVPETNKKNLMLREDVVEAVSEGRFHIYLVRDVDEGIEILTGMPAGKRRRDGSFPKKSVHGKVAAYLKEAAAKLRPDKQKAARSPRKKPNDN, encoded by the coding sequence TTGATAAAGCGTGCTACGGCGGAAGAAGTCAGAGCGGTTAGTACTAACGAAGAGTTCGGCTCCATGCGCACGGACGAAATCGATCCGCTCGACACCATCATCGGCCAGGAGCGGGCTGTCCGCGCGCTTGAGTTCGGGCTGGATATCGACAACCGCGGCTTTAATATCTTTGTCGCTGGTCTGCCGGGTACCGGTAAAAACACCGCGGTGCAGAGTTTTTTAGAAAACCTGGCGAAGATTAAACCAACCCCTCCGGATTGGTGCTACGTCTCCAATTTTAAGGAGCCATACAGCCCCCGGGCACTCAAGCTCCCTGCGGGGAAAGGGGCGGAGTTCGCCCGCAACATAAAGGATCTTATTTCAGCGGCGCGCCGGGAGATCCCCCGGGCCTTTGAGAGCGAGGAGTACGCCAAGAAGCGGGAGGAGACCGGGGAGGCTTTCGCCGCGCAGCGAAGCCGGCTCTTCGCCGAGTTGAACCAGCGTGCAACCGATGCGGGATTTGTGATTCAGCCTACTCCCACGGGTCTTTTTATTATTCCGTTAATTGACGGGGAACCTGTTAAGGAGAAAGAGTTTGCGGCTTTGCCGTCCGAAAAGCAGCAGGAGATCATCGGACGCCGGCAGGTTCTTGAGGAGGGTGTGGCCGCCACCTTCAGGGAAGTACAGACCATAGAGCGGAACGCCCACGAGGCGATGCGGGACCTCGACCGGCAGGTTGCGGGTTTTGTCCTCAGCCTCATGGTAAAAGAACTCCAGGAAAAGTACGCCGGAGAACCGGAGGTTTCGGCGCATCTTGACAGTCTTCAGGCGGATATACTTGATAACCTGAATACCTTCCGGGGCACCCAGGAAACGGAGTCAAAGACCCCACCCTGGGCGAAGGAGGACCCTTTTCGCCGGTACGACGTAAACGTAATCGTCGACAACAGCGAGACCATGGGCGCCCCGGTGGTGATGGAATACAACCCTACTTACAACAACCTTATCGGGCGGATCGAGAAAGAGGCGGTATTCGGGGCGCTGATTACAGACTTTACCATGATACGGTCGGGTTTGCTCCATAAGGCCAACGGAGGCTACCTGGTAACCCCGGTTGAAGAACTTCTGCGCAACCCTTTTTCCTGGGAGGTTATGAAGCGGTCGCTAAGGGAGCGCCAGGTGATCATTGAAGACGCCAGTGAGCGTTTCGGCTTCTTCTCCACGAAGTCCATTAAGCCCGAGCCGATCCCGCTTGACCTCAAGGTTATACTCCTCGGGGACCCGATGCTGTACTATCTTCTTTACCACTACGACCCCGATTTTCAAGAATTGTTTAAGGTGAAAGCGGAATTCGAAACCCGGATGGACCGCACGTCCGAAAATGTACAGAAGTATACGGCCTTTTTCGGCATGCTCTGCGAAAAAGAGAATCTCCTGCACCTCGATTCGTCAGCGGTGGTGAAACTGATTGAGCACGGTTCGCGGCTTGCGGAAGACCAGACCAAACTGGCAACGCGCTTTTCGGAACTGGCGGACGTGGTAAGAGAGGCTTGCCACTACGCCAAGAAGGACAACGCGGCTTACGCGAATGAGGCGCACGTGCGCATGGCGATCGAGGAACGCTTCTACCGGTCGAACATGATCCAGGACCATCTCCAGGAGATGATTGTCCGGGGAACGATAGCGATTGACACCGACGGAGCGGTGGTAGGGCAGGTAAACGGCCTTGCGGTGTTGAGCCTCGGCGAGATAAGCTTTGGAAAGCCGCAACGGATAACGGCGACCGTCGCCGCCGGAAGAGAAGGGGTTGTCGACATTGAACGGGAGGCTAAGCTCGGAGGCAGGATCCATACCAAAGGAGTGCTGATACTCAACGGTTATCTGGTCGAACAATATGCGAACGAGGCGCCTTTGACGCTTTCCGCCCGGCTGGTGCTTGAACAGAGTTACGAAGGGATCGAAGGGGACAGCGCTTCCAGTACGGAACTGTACGCGCTCCTTTCCGCTCTTTCAGGGGTCCCCATCCGCCAGGACCTCGCGGTTACGGGATCGGTCAACCAGAAAGGCACGGTCCAGGCCATCGGCGGGGTCAACGAGAAGATCGAAGGCTATTTCGACATCTGCAAGGCAAAGGGGCTGACCGGCACTCAGGGGGTACTGGTACCCGAGACGAACAAGAAGAACCTGATGCTTCGCGAGGACGTGGTCGAAGCGGTCAGTGAAGGTCGCTTCCATATATATCTGGTAAGGGACGTGGATGAGGGGATAGAGATTTTAACGGGGATGCCCGCCGGTAAACGCAGGCGGGACGGCTCATTCCCGAAGAAGTCCGTACACGGCAAGGTGGCGGCGTATTTGAAAGAAGCGGCGGCAAAGCTGCGTCCCGATAAGCAAAAAGCGGCGAGAAGTCCGAGAAAAAAGCCCAATGACAATTGA
- the rsmI gene encoding 16S rRNA (cytidine(1402)-2'-O)-methyltransferase, translating to MPDAPGSKTQTVSPGTLYVCPTPIGNLEDITLRSLRVLREATVIAAEDTRHTRKLLAHYNINTPLQSYHSHNQQARGEELLGRLSRGDTVALVSDAGMPGISDPGAALIREALARRLRVEVLPGPSAVLTAIVASGFDTSGFVFEGFLPVKHRRRALENLINEERTIVIFEGPHRLLATLKGIMTLLGDRPVAVARELTKIHEQVFRGTVSNALEHFQAKPPKGEITIVLAGAKPEKEDTIPDEGVVFSLVQQLTAEGMQKRAAIKETARRFGVSSRKVYAIVENLRG from the coding sequence ATGCCCGACGCTCCAGGTTCGAAAACCCAGACGGTTTCTCCGGGAACCCTTTATGTATGCCCGACGCCCATCGGGAATCTGGAGGATATTACATTGCGAAGCTTACGGGTCCTGCGGGAAGCCACCGTGATCGCCGCCGAGGACACGCGGCACACCCGGAAACTGCTGGCCCACTACAATATAAACACGCCCCTCCAGAGTTATCACAGTCACAACCAGCAGGCCCGGGGAGAGGAGTTACTGGGACGGCTCTCCCGCGGCGATACCGTGGCCCTGGTATCCGATGCCGGGATGCCCGGTATTTCGGACCCGGGCGCGGCGCTGATACGGGAGGCGCTGGCACGCCGGTTGCGGGTGGAGGTTCTTCCGGGACCGTCCGCGGTTCTCACGGCGATAGTAGCCTCGGGGTTCGATACCAGCGGGTTTGTTTTTGAGGGGTTTCTCCCGGTGAAACACCGGCGGCGGGCCTTAGAAAACCTCATTAATGAAGAGCGTACCATAGTCATCTTCGAAGGGCCGCACCGGCTCCTTGCCACCCTCAAGGGCATCATGACGTTGTTAGGGGACAGACCGGTGGCGGTAGCCCGCGAACTTACCAAAATCCACGAGCAGGTATTCCGGGGCACGGTTTCCAACGCGCTGGAACACTTTCAAGCGAAACCGCCTAAAGGGGAAATAACCATTGTCCTGGCCGGAGCAAAACCGGAAAAAGAAGATACGATTCCCGACGAAGGCGTGGTTTTTTCCCTTGTACAGCAATTAACGGCGGAAGGAATGCAAAAGCGAGCAGCCATAAAAGAAACTGCTCGCCGTTTTGGCGTGTCCTCGCGGAAGGTATATGCCATTGTGGAAAATCTGAGAGGCTAG
- a CDS encoding AbrB/MazE/SpoVT family DNA-binding domain-containing protein, with translation MKSTGIVRKVDELGRVVIPIELRRTLGIEEKDALEIYVDQEKIILKKYEPACVFCGNASEVQHYRGKLVCRECAVAMSDRAKAM, from the coding sequence GTGAAATCAACGGGCATTGTACGCAAGGTGGACGAACTCGGTCGGGTTGTTATTCCCATCGAGTTACGGCGTACGTTAGGCATCGAAGAGAAAGACGCGCTAGAAATCTATGTTGACCAAGAGAAGATCATCCTGAAAAAGTACGAGCCTGCCTGCGTCTTCTGCGGCAACGCCTCCGAAGTGCAGCATTACCGCGGCAAACTGGTATGCCGTGAATGCGCTGTTGCGATGTCTGACCGGGCGAAAGCAATGTAA
- the holB gene encoding DNA polymerase III subunit delta' — MIRGQDTAIIRLKTAARLGKVAHAYLFTGPPGVGKVATAKAFAAALFCDGGAATGTACGRCPQCRMVSGAGHPDMHEIAPDGASIGIDQVRATVFTVGRKPYHRRHVVIIDQAELCTAQAQNAFLKTLEEPPGETVFILVSARPEALLPTVVSRCCDVRFHRLKPEIIAGELVRRYGVPEKEARVLAVLAGGSMSRALELMDPLVAALKEKVIEMARKPALAKVQELVKNNKVEKTVAEKGLEFFSLWYRDLLLYRFTKDPELVINTDHLAAVEKAGVPLKNLIAAVEAVEDGKKMLRANVNPRLVFEGLVVRLASVMRTSG, encoded by the coding sequence ATGATTCGGGGGCAGGATACGGCGATAATACGCCTGAAAACCGCGGCGCGTCTGGGGAAGGTGGCGCATGCCTACCTTTTTACCGGACCTCCCGGCGTCGGGAAAGTCGCCACCGCCAAGGCCTTTGCCGCCGCTCTTTTTTGCGACGGGGGAGCCGCCACGGGAACCGCCTGCGGCAGATGCCCGCAGTGCCGGATGGTCAGCGGCGCGGGCCACCCGGACATGCACGAAATAGCTCCCGACGGGGCTTCAATCGGCATCGACCAGGTGCGAGCGACGGTCTTTACCGTAGGCCGTAAACCCTATCATCGACGGCATGTGGTGATAATCGACCAGGCGGAGCTTTGCACCGCCCAGGCCCAGAACGCCTTCTTGAAAACGCTTGAAGAACCTCCGGGAGAAACGGTTTTCATCCTTGTTTCCGCGCGGCCGGAAGCACTCCTGCCGACCGTTGTGTCCCGCTGCTGTGACGTGAGGTTTCACCGTCTCAAGCCCGAGATCATCGCCGGGGAACTGGTCCGGAGGTACGGCGTTCCTGAAAAAGAAGCAAGGGTGCTGGCCGTTCTTGCCGGGGGAAGTATGAGCAGGGCGCTTGAGCTGATGGACCCCCTGGTGGCAGCGTTGAAAGAGAAGGTAATAGAAATGGCCAGGAAGCCGGCGCTCGCCAAGGTTCAGGAACTCGTCAAAAACAATAAAGTTGAAAAAACGGTGGCGGAAAAAGGGCTGGAGTTCTTCAGCCTCTGGTACCGCGACCTTTTGTTATACAGGTTTACCAAAGACCCCGAACTGGTGATCAACACAGACCATCTGGCGGCGGTCGAAAAGGCGGGCGTACCGCTTAAGAACCTGATTGCGGCGGTGGAAGCGGTCGAGGACGGGAAGAAGATGTTGCGGGCCAACGTCAACCCGCGCCTGGTTTTCGAGGGACTCGTGGTACGCCTTGCTTCTGTTATGCGCACTTCGGGGTGA
- the tmk gene encoding dTMP kinase translates to MGGFFISLEGIDGVGKTTQVRRLAERLRGQRLELVTVREPGGTATGEAIRDVLKDPARTIDARAEACLYAAARAELVAQVIQPALEAGKIVLADRYADSTIAYQGAGRGLSEELLRALNTLVTGGLYPGLTIIIDLPADEALARLSRTKTADRMERLDLSFFERVRERYLQLAAEGGHRVAVVDGTGTEEQVETGIYKVVREVLENCTR, encoded by the coding sequence GTGGGCGGATTTTTCATATCTCTCGAAGGAATCGACGGCGTGGGAAAAACCACGCAGGTACGACGGCTGGCGGAAAGGCTCCGGGGGCAGCGACTTGAATTGGTAACGGTGCGCGAACCCGGGGGGACGGCAACCGGCGAGGCGATCAGGGACGTTCTGAAGGATCCGGCAAGGACCATCGACGCAAGGGCGGAAGCCTGCCTGTACGCTGCCGCCCGGGCCGAACTGGTGGCGCAGGTGATCCAGCCGGCGCTGGAGGCCGGAAAGATCGTCCTGGCCGACCGCTACGCGGATTCTACGATCGCCTATCAGGGTGCGGGACGAGGTCTTTCTGAAGAGCTTCTGCGTGCGCTTAACACCCTGGTCACGGGCGGTCTTTATCCTGGTCTTACCATAATCATAGACCTCCCGGCGGACGAGGCGCTGGCCAGACTGTCGCGGACTAAGACCGCGGATCGCATGGAAAGGCTCGATTTGTCTTTCTTCGAACGGGTAAGGGAACGGTATCTGCAGCTTGCCGCCGAAGGCGGACACCGTGTTGCGGTTGTTGACGGCACCGGGACGGAGGAGCAGGTGGAAACCGGGATATACAAGGTGGTTCGGGAGGTCCTGGAAAATTGTACGAGATGA
- the selD gene encoding selenide, water dikinase SelD: MTTSSGUAAKIGPGTLARILDKLPVVNDERLLTSIKTADDAGVYLLNGDLALIQTVDFFTPVVDDPYLFGQIAAANALSDVYAMGGKPLTALNIICYPTACGDLETMENILLGGAAKVKEAGALLVGGHSIEDNEPKYGLSVTGVVRPERLVTNRGAAEGDLLVLTKKLGFGIVSTAIKADLAPPPVIDEACREMAALNRAASEAMQEVGVNACTDITGFGLLGHALEMARASGVHLTIETGKLPLLSQVKDLASSGLIPAGAYANRDFVAPRVQFAPGVPGVLRDLLHDPQTSGGLLIAVAHDRIEQLLTALEKRPVPSAAVIGAATPGRAGTITVVY, encoded by the coding sequence ATGACCACTAGTTCGGGGTGAGCGGCCAAGATCGGGCCCGGGACGCTGGCCCGCATACTTGATAAACTGCCGGTCGTCAACGACGAACGCCTTCTCACGAGCATTAAAACCGCGGATGACGCCGGGGTTTATCTTCTTAACGGTGACCTTGCCCTTATTCAAACGGTGGATTTCTTCACCCCCGTGGTGGACGATCCATACCTTTTCGGTCAAATCGCCGCCGCCAATGCCTTGAGTGATGTTTACGCGATGGGCGGAAAGCCGCTGACCGCGCTTAACATCATCTGCTACCCCACGGCCTGCGGCGACCTGGAAACGATGGAAAACATCCTCCTGGGCGGCGCCGCCAAGGTTAAGGAGGCGGGCGCCTTACTTGTAGGCGGCCACAGCATCGAGGACAATGAACCCAAGTACGGCCTGTCCGTTACCGGCGTGGTTCGTCCCGAAAGGCTTGTTACCAACCGCGGCGCCGCCGAGGGCGACCTTCTGGTTTTAACCAAAAAACTTGGCTTCGGGATCGTAAGCACCGCCATTAAGGCCGATTTGGCCCCGCCGCCGGTTATCGACGAAGCCTGTCGGGAAATGGCCGCCTTGAACCGCGCCGCCTCTGAAGCCATGCAGGAAGTAGGAGTAAACGCCTGCACCGATATCACCGGTTTCGGACTTCTGGGACACGCCCTGGAAATGGCCCGCGCCAGCGGTGTACACCTGACCATTGAAACCGGCAAGCTGCCGCTTCTTTCGCAGGTCAAGGATTTGGCGTCATCCGGTCTTATCCCGGCCGGGGCTTACGCCAACCGTGATTTCGTAGCTCCCCGCGTTCAATTCGCACCGGGGGTCCCCGGCGTCCTGCGGGATTTACTTCACGACCCGCAGACCTCCGGCGGCCTGCTTATCGCCGTAGCGCACGACCGGATCGAACAACTGCTCACAGCCCTCGAAAAACGTCCGGTACCCTCCGCCGCAGTTATCGGCGCCGCAACCCCGGGCAGAGCGGGCACAATCACGGTGGTTTATTAA